In Streptomyces sp. DG2A-72, one genomic interval encodes:
- a CDS encoding VOC family protein, which translates to MQITASTVSLTVDDVAASQRFFTAHLGYAEQAAADGFASLARDDAAMDVVLLARGTEVLPADQRDRHAAGLILAFTTTGIESEEKRLRAEGVEITMPLREEPWGERLFQVTDPNGVIVQFVEWATPSARENA; encoded by the coding sequence TTGCAGATCACCGCGTCCACCGTCTCGCTCACCGTCGACGACGTCGCCGCGTCCCAGCGGTTCTTCACCGCTCACCTCGGGTACGCCGAGCAGGCCGCCGCCGACGGATTCGCCTCCCTGGCGCGCGACGATGCCGCGATGGACGTCGTCCTGCTCGCCCGCGGCACCGAGGTCCTGCCCGCCGACCAGCGCGACCGGCACGCCGCCGGCCTGATCCTCGCCTTCACCACCACCGGCATCGAGTCGGAGGAGAAGCGGCTGCGCGCCGAAGGCGTCGAGATCACCATGCCGCTGCGCGAAGAGCCCTGGGGTGAACGCCTCTTCCAGGTCACCGACCCCAACGGCGTGATCGTCCAGTTCGTCGAATGGGCCACCCCGTCCGCCCGCGAGAACGCATGA
- a CDS encoding IS5 family transposase: protein MPQSFASACVESNSLPPSCDCLAHRFGNAADGPDRTSSYGSDMTEAEWRVMRPLLPVPAWLEGRGGRPEGYCHRVMLDAVRYVVDNGVKWVNLPADFPPYRRVHAFARRWQVTGLLAELHDRLRDRVREKEGRFPDPTAAIVDSQSVRAAVNIPRSTSGWDGGKKVGGRKRHLVVDCLGLVLAVAVTAASVQDRDAAVPLLQRLRRQHFSIRLVWADGGYAGRLVDWAREKPRLTLQIVRRTDDTAGFVVLPRRWVVERTLSWLMRSRRLVRDYETLPAMHEAMVLWSMTMLMSGRLAGRRPAGFRRPTPRER, encoded by the coding sequence TTGCCGCAGTCTTTCGCGTCCGCGTGCGTGGAGTCCAACTCGCTGCCACCGTCGTGTGACTGCCTCGCGCACAGGTTCGGCAACGCGGCGGACGGGCCGGACCGCACCTCGAGTTATGGCTCCGACATGACGGAGGCGGAGTGGCGGGTTATGCGGCCGTTGCTTCCGGTTCCGGCCTGGCTGGAGGGGCGGGGCGGACGGCCGGAGGGCTATTGCCACCGCGTGATGCTCGACGCGGTGCGCTATGTCGTGGACAACGGCGTGAAGTGGGTCAACCTGCCCGCGGACTTCCCGCCGTATCGACGCGTGCATGCCTTCGCCCGCCGCTGGCAGGTCACGGGGCTGCTCGCTGAACTCCACGACCGACTGCGCGACCGTGTCCGGGAGAAGGAAGGCCGCTTTCCGGACCCGACGGCCGCGATCGTGGACTCCCAGTCGGTGCGGGCGGCGGTGAACATCCCGCGCTCGACTTCCGGCTGGGACGGCGGCAAGAAGGTGGGCGGCCGCAAACGGCACCTGGTGGTGGACTGCCTCGGCCTGGTCCTGGCCGTCGCGGTGACCGCGGCAAGCGTCCAGGACCGCGACGCCGCCGTCCCGCTGCTTCAGCGGCTGCGACGGCAGCACTTCTCCATCCGGCTGGTGTGGGCGGACGGCGGCTATGCCGGCCGGCTCGTCGACTGGGCCCGCGAGAAGCCCCGGCTCACCCTTCAGATCGTCAGACGCACCGATGACACAGCGGGGTTCGTGGTGCTGCCGCGCAGGTGGGTGGTGGAAAGGACGCTCAGCTGGCTGATGCGCTCGCGGCGCCTGGTGCGCGACTACGAAACACTGCCGGCCATGCACGAAGCCATGGTGCTGTGGTCGATGACCATGCTCATGAGCGGTCGCCTGGCCGGACGCCGCCCGGCCGGCTTCAGACGGCCGACACCGCGAGAGCGGTGA
- a CDS encoding virginiamycin B lyase — translation MSQTTQVSIEEHKVADSAAGPYALTTGPDGALWFTLVHSGRIGRLVPGEEPTSHRLAPDSGPTVITTGPDGALWFTEYRVDRIGRITTDGVIDEFDVPTPGCGPFGIAAGPDGALWFTETAADRIGRITLDGSVTEFPLPVTGAFPSAITAGGDGGMWFTLNQANAIGRIGMDGAVTLHPLPTEAAAPVGIASGRDGALWFVEIAAGQIGRITPDSRITEFPLPDRTARPHAVTVDGHGTAWFTEWGANRVGTITPDGSVTVHDLPTPHSEPHGITVGPDGALWTALEIGALARITPADSTT, via the coding sequence TTGAGTCAGACGACCCAGGTTTCCATCGAAGAGCACAAGGTGGCCGACAGCGCGGCCGGACCGTACGCCCTCACCACGGGACCGGACGGCGCGCTCTGGTTCACCCTCGTCCACAGCGGCCGCATCGGCCGGCTCGTCCCCGGCGAGGAGCCGACGAGCCACCGGCTCGCCCCGGACAGCGGGCCGACCGTCATCACGACCGGCCCGGACGGCGCGCTGTGGTTCACCGAGTACCGGGTGGACCGGATCGGGCGGATCACGACCGACGGCGTGATCGACGAGTTCGACGTGCCGACGCCCGGCTGCGGCCCGTTCGGCATCGCCGCGGGACCCGACGGCGCGCTCTGGTTCACGGAGACCGCCGCCGACCGCATCGGCCGCATCACCCTCGACGGCAGCGTCACCGAGTTCCCCCTGCCCGTCACCGGCGCGTTCCCCTCTGCGATCACCGCCGGCGGCGACGGCGGCATGTGGTTCACCCTCAACCAGGCCAACGCCATCGGGCGGATCGGCATGGACGGTGCGGTCACCCTGCATCCCCTGCCGACGGAGGCGGCAGCGCCGGTCGGGATCGCCTCAGGCCGTGACGGAGCGCTGTGGTTCGTCGAGATCGCCGCCGGGCAGATCGGGCGAATCACTCCCGACAGTCGGATCACCGAGTTCCCGCTGCCCGACCGCACCGCCCGACCGCACGCCGTCACCGTCGACGGCCACGGCACCGCCTGGTTCACCGAATGGGGCGCCAACCGCGTCGGCACGATCACACCCGACGGCTCCGTCACAGTCCACGACCTGCCCACACCCCACTCCGAACCGCACGGCATCACCGTCGGCCCCGACGGCGCCCTGTGGACCGCACTGGAGATCGGCGCACTCGCCCGCATCACCCCAGCCGACAGCACCACCTGA
- a CDS encoding YciI family protein, which yields MKYALVIFETDESRRRIQADRAAYRKEYEGWIGGLAAAGKLAGGNALETERTAPATVRTAADGTSTVTDGPVHIGEETLGGWFIVDVADREEALELAKSLPTPETVEIRPILESA from the coding sequence ATGAAATACGCACTCGTGATCTTCGAGACGGACGAGTCGCGCCGCCGGATTCAGGCCGACCGGGCCGCATACCGCAAGGAGTACGAAGGCTGGATCGGCGGACTCGCCGCAGCCGGAAAGCTGGCTGGCGGCAACGCCCTGGAGACCGAGCGCACGGCTCCCGCGACAGTGCGTACTGCGGCCGACGGGACGTCGACGGTGACCGACGGACCCGTGCACATCGGCGAGGAGACCCTCGGCGGCTGGTTCATCGTCGACGTGGCCGACCGCGAGGAAGCCCTCGAACTGGCCAAGAGCCTCCCCACCCCGGAGACCGTCGAGATCCGCCCGATCCTCGAATCCGCCTGA
- a CDS encoding TetR/AcrR family transcriptional regulator: MVTDANTEPTTDKTGPTGAGAASSALPASLRESKKQETRQLISDVATGLFLDRGFEQTTIAEIAAAARVAKKTVTNYFPRKEDLALDHQDVFTASLAATVADRRPGESALTALRRAFADAVGNVDPVAGFSGPGFARMVADSPTLSARLRDLHDLREAALADALADATGAPRGDITPRTAAALLGAVHRTLFQRIQELTLAGQDNARISATVAAESDSAFDLLEPSLAEYAAV; this comes from the coding sequence ATGGTTACTGACGCGAACACCGAGCCGACCACGGACAAGACCGGCCCGACCGGCGCCGGCGCTGCCTCGTCCGCGCTCCCCGCCAGCCTGCGGGAATCCAAGAAGCAGGAGACCCGGCAGCTCATCTCCGACGTCGCCACCGGCCTATTCCTCGACCGGGGCTTCGAGCAGACCACCATCGCCGAGATCGCCGCCGCGGCGCGGGTGGCGAAGAAGACGGTGACCAACTACTTCCCGCGCAAGGAGGACCTGGCCCTTGACCACCAGGACGTCTTCACCGCCTCGCTCGCCGCCACGGTGGCCGACCGCCGACCCGGCGAGTCGGCCCTCACGGCCTTGCGTCGTGCCTTCGCGGACGCGGTCGGGAACGTCGACCCGGTCGCCGGGTTCTCCGGCCCCGGCTTCGCCCGGATGGTCGCCGACAGCCCCACCTTGTCCGCCCGGCTGCGCGATCTGCACGACCTGCGGGAGGCCGCCCTGGCGGATGCCCTGGCCGACGCCACCGGGGCACCCCGCGGCGACATCACGCCCCGTACCGCCGCCGCCCTGCTCGGCGCCGTGCACCGCACCCTGTTCCAGCGCATCCAGGAACTCACCCTCGCCGGCCAGGACAACGCCCGGATCTCCGCCACGGTCGCCGCCGAGTCGGACAGCGCCTTCGACCTTCTCGAGCCTTCGCTCGCCGAGTATGCCGCTGTGTGA
- a CDS encoding HEAT repeat domain-containing protein encodes MERLDAVHLANGVKSMADVAQGMGLSARSRANTLLRGTNGSLPADEAQLTLLVHALGGGDDDVRIALKLYGAAVRARDYEIPVAASSPAEQKVTDAVAHYAGRAVQVYGRLDLDVLAPVGEAPSAVRLPEVFVAPTVRADPPPVQLPRELQRRVLESGGLLDDELLPGSDTDAFERLRNSYLERPEQCVLETLAGPSGRRAVLLGDPGAGKSTLIRYLTLMLTCGELDGALHLLQGLVPLVVELRQYADDRWHHSSFEDFLDHQYRDLALGVPPAVRDHLLAEGQALMIFDGLDEIFDVRARTEAVQRIAGFAARWPATRILVTSRVIGYQRAVLDSAGFAHFKIQDLDDARISTFADRWYSNTCPDDAVLARERSERLTSAIETSRPLQEMAGNPLLLTILAIIGRHPSLPRNRRGVYEHAVTVLVAHWDEATKMLKAPLPPAVAEAIEVLGLGERLRLLRLVARTMQEGHHGIAGNHIHASDLERVFRDYLQQYALEPVQATLAARAMIAQLYQRNFILAPYGGDIYGFVHRAFLEYLTAADITHRYQDERHWTPKGLIDQVVSVRAADPAWHEVLLLLIGQLDISDATAAIDRLLDLHARRTDPTDARYVILALRALAEVDKKAAPTVQSTTAVDAVTAVLNTRGSKGPSLLAQAWSALASFGRYWAGRVPYLRWYRLSGQFSPSDEPTDVLAFALKADDDELAALARGCYYGFDRLTFLHVLGQRKPDDDAIRELVLREATLHPGHRVRSMALEVLGEVWKDRKDVRAFLITRAAEDPEANTRGRALEVLGTWWSDDDHVRDLIVHAAIHGNHPFVRSDALRTLGRQWHGREDIRSVLIRRARDDQNDNTRGTALRTLSRHCTGYQDALDFLTQRAADDTDPDLCRHAIWVLSQCVHGDDTIRDLLIERAADSSNNGVREAALRTLAKKWPGHADVRHTLMRAVTDDRCPRARETALQQLGERWSRHERVRDLILRRVHEDADEAVRGAAIEVVGNRFRDDDDALSSLSRAATGDPHEGVRERALHVLAKQWAGQPEIRDLLIRSCTDDLGGWTRATILRGLVENWPDRQDIHELLLASADHLYRYTSSTTLDELQDHWPNRDDARAVLMRTVTEHDDYLVGSSAIKVLTKRWMDRADVKAFVMRVAADSSHRYQRAVLDVLCEHWAYREDVRDILMRAASDHSAKDTRAEAVKVLGLRWSDHEGVQDLFRQCALVDPDPDVRFSSLRWWVVKAGEDEGLALVSTRAVEDPDPEARRKIIHMLALGWPAHPRTAAVLQDRILHDEDERTKAAADDLWAR; translated from the coding sequence TTGGAGCGGCTCGACGCCGTTCACCTCGCCAACGGCGTGAAGAGCATGGCCGATGTCGCGCAGGGTATGGGACTTTCCGCCCGGTCACGAGCCAATACGCTGTTGCGGGGAACTAACGGTTCTCTTCCCGCCGACGAGGCGCAGTTGACGCTGCTCGTGCATGCTCTCGGCGGGGGCGACGACGACGTGCGGATCGCCTTAAAGCTCTACGGAGCCGCGGTCAGGGCACGGGACTACGAAATCCCGGTCGCTGCATCCTCACCCGCCGAACAGAAGGTCACCGACGCCGTGGCCCACTATGCGGGCCGCGCAGTGCAGGTGTACGGGCGCCTGGACCTGGACGTGCTCGCCCCGGTGGGGGAAGCCCCGTCGGCGGTCCGGCTGCCCGAGGTGTTCGTCGCCCCGACCGTGCGGGCTGACCCGCCCCCTGTACAGCTGCCCCGGGAACTGCAGAGGCGCGTGTTGGAGTCCGGTGGACTCCTGGACGACGAACTCCTGCCGGGGTCGGACACGGATGCATTCGAGCGCCTACGGAACTCTTACCTGGAACGCCCCGAGCAATGCGTGCTGGAGACGCTGGCCGGGCCCTCGGGCAGACGGGCGGTCCTCCTGGGTGATCCCGGCGCAGGCAAGTCGACCCTCATCCGCTACCTGACTCTGATGCTGACCTGCGGCGAACTTGATGGCGCCCTCCACCTGCTGCAGGGCCTGGTGCCGCTGGTGGTCGAACTGCGGCAGTACGCCGACGACCGCTGGCATCACAGCAGCTTCGAAGACTTCCTCGACCACCAGTACCGCGACTTGGCGCTCGGCGTTCCACCCGCTGTGCGGGACCATCTGCTGGCCGAGGGCCAGGCACTGATGATCTTCGACGGTCTGGATGAGATCTTCGACGTCAGGGCGCGGACGGAGGCCGTACAGCGCATCGCCGGTTTCGCCGCCCGCTGGCCTGCAACGCGGATCCTCGTGACCTCCCGGGTCATCGGCTATCAACGTGCGGTCCTGGACAGCGCGGGCTTCGCCCACTTCAAGATCCAGGACCTGGACGATGCGCGGATCAGCACGTTCGCCGACCGTTGGTACAGCAACACCTGCCCGGATGACGCCGTGCTGGCGCGGGAACGGTCGGAACGGCTCACGTCGGCGATCGAGACGTCACGGCCGCTGCAGGAGATGGCAGGCAATCCTCTCTTGCTGACCATTCTGGCCATCATCGGCCGACACCCTTCCCTTCCACGCAACCGGCGGGGCGTGTACGAGCACGCGGTCACGGTCCTGGTCGCGCACTGGGACGAGGCCACCAAGATGCTCAAGGCGCCCCTGCCCCCGGCCGTCGCCGAGGCAATAGAGGTACTGGGGCTGGGCGAGCGGCTGCGGCTGCTGCGCCTGGTGGCCCGCACCATGCAGGAAGGCCACCACGGCATCGCCGGCAACCACATTCACGCAAGCGACCTCGAACGCGTCTTCCGCGACTATCTGCAGCAGTACGCGCTGGAGCCCGTCCAGGCCACCCTTGCCGCCCGAGCCATGATCGCTCAGCTCTACCAACGCAACTTCATCCTGGCCCCCTACGGCGGCGACATCTATGGTTTCGTACACCGCGCCTTCCTTGAATACCTGACAGCAGCCGATATCACCCACCGGTACCAAGACGAACGGCATTGGACGCCCAAGGGCCTGATCGATCAGGTCGTGAGCGTGCGGGCCGCTGACCCCGCGTGGCACGAGGTACTGCTGCTCCTCATCGGGCAGCTGGACATCAGCGACGCGACCGCCGCCATCGACCGGCTCCTGGACCTCCACGCTCGGCGCACGGATCCCACTGATGCCCGCTATGTGATCCTGGCCCTGCGCGCGCTGGCCGAGGTGGACAAGAAGGCCGCACCGACCGTCCAGAGCACCACCGCCGTCGACGCCGTCACCGCGGTTCTCAATACGCGCGGTTCCAAGGGGCCATCGCTACTGGCCCAAGCATGGTCCGCGTTGGCCTCGTTCGGCCGGTACTGGGCCGGGCGCGTGCCCTACCTGCGCTGGTACCGCCTGAGCGGACAGTTCTCCCCCAGCGATGAGCCGACCGACGTCCTGGCCTTCGCCCTCAAAGCGGACGACGACGAACTGGCGGCACTCGCCCGCGGCTGCTACTACGGCTTCGACCGTCTGACGTTCCTCCACGTGCTGGGGCAACGAAAGCCGGACGACGACGCCATCCGCGAACTCGTCCTGCGCGAGGCAACGCTCCATCCCGGTCACCGAGTCCGTTCCATGGCGCTGGAGGTACTTGGCGAGGTGTGGAAGGACCGGAAAGACGTCCGCGCCTTCCTGATCACCCGCGCCGCCGAAGATCCCGAAGCCAACACCCGCGGCAGGGCCCTGGAAGTCCTCGGCACCTGGTGGTCGGATGACGACCACGTCCGTGACCTGATCGTCCACGCAGCCATACACGGCAACCATCCGTTCGTTCGCAGCGACGCGCTGCGAACCCTTGGCCGGCAGTGGCACGGCCGTGAGGACATTCGGTCCGTGCTCATCCGACGTGCCCGCGACGACCAGAACGACAACACGCGCGGCACAGCACTGCGGACGCTGAGCCGACACTGCACCGGTTACCAGGACGCTCTCGACTTTCTGACACAGCGCGCGGCCGACGACACCGACCCTGATCTGTGTCGGCATGCGATATGGGTCCTCAGCCAATGCGTACACGGAGACGACACGATCCGCGATCTGTTGATCGAACGTGCCGCCGACTCGTCCAACAACGGCGTCCGTGAAGCGGCCTTGAGGACCTTGGCCAAGAAGTGGCCGGGGCATGCCGACGTCCGCCACACCCTCATGCGTGCCGTCACCGACGATCGCTGTCCACGTGCGCGTGAAACCGCCCTTCAGCAACTGGGCGAGCGGTGGTCCCGACACGAGCGCGTCCGTGACCTGATCCTGCGCCGGGTCCACGAGGACGCGGATGAAGCAGTGCGTGGCGCTGCCATAGAGGTGGTGGGCAACCGCTTCCGCGACGATGACGACGCCCTCAGCAGCCTCAGCCGCGCAGCCACCGGCGATCCGCACGAGGGAGTCCGGGAGCGTGCCCTGCACGTGCTGGCCAAGCAGTGGGCGGGGCAACCGGAGATCCGCGACCTCCTTATCCGGTCCTGCACCGACGATTTGGGCGGATGGACCCGTGCGACCATACTGCGGGGCCTGGTGGAGAACTGGCCCGATCGGCAGGACATTCACGAGCTGCTTCTGGCCTCCGCCGATCACCTCTACCGCTACACCAGCTCCACCACGCTCGACGAGTTGCAGGACCACTGGCCCAACCGCGACGACGCCCGCGCGGTCCTGATGCGGACCGTTACCGAGCACGATGACTATTTGGTCGGTAGCTCCGCGATAAAAGTGCTGACGAAGCGGTGGATGGACCGTGCTGATGTCAAAGCCTTCGTGATGCGTGTTGCCGCGGACTCTTCGCACCGCTACCAGCGCGCAGTGCTGGACGTGCTGTGCGAACACTGGGCCTACCGCGAGGACGTTCGGGACATCCTCATGCGCGCGGCCTCAGACCATTCCGCCAAAGACACCCGCGCCGAGGCGGTAAAGGTACTGGGCCTTCGCTGGAGCGACCACGAGGGCGTTCAGGATCTGTTTCGCCAGTGCGCTCTCGTCGACCCGGACCCCGATGTGAGGTTCTCCTCGCTCCGTTGGTGGGTGGTCAAGGCCGGCGAAGACGAGGGGCTAGCGTTGGTCAGCACGCGGGCTGTCGAGGATCCCGACCCGGAGGCGCGGCGCAAGATCATTCACATGCTCGCCCTGGGATGGCCAGCACATCCACGGACGGCCGCTGTACTGCAAGACCGAATCCTGCATGACGAAGACGAGAGAACGAAAGCCGCCGCAGACGACCTCTGGGCCCGTTGA
- a CDS encoding CatB-related O-acetyltransferase: MSPDPATVHPLPAHDRVVFLKPLVTSPSIVVGEYTYYDDPDGATEFERRNVLYAYGPERLVIGKYCAIATGTTFLMAGAEHPTMGVSTYPFTMFGGRWAEQTLDIVTAMPSRGDTVIGNDVWFGYRATIMPGVRIGDGAIIAAGALVTADVPPYTIVGGNPARPIRQRYDDADIERLQRAAWWHWPADLVTEHARTIMAGTPADLELIADKHGLGQSL; this comes from the coding sequence TTGTCTCCTGACCCGGCCACCGTTCACCCCCTGCCCGCCCACGACCGCGTGGTGTTCCTCAAGCCGCTGGTCACCTCGCCGAGCATCGTCGTGGGCGAGTACACCTACTACGACGACCCGGACGGCGCCACGGAGTTCGAGCGCCGCAACGTCCTCTACGCCTACGGGCCGGAGCGCCTCGTCATCGGCAAGTACTGCGCAATCGCCACAGGAACCACCTTCCTGATGGCCGGCGCCGAGCACCCGACGATGGGGGTGTCCACCTACCCGTTCACCATGTTCGGCGGCCGGTGGGCCGAGCAGACCCTGGACATCGTCACCGCCATGCCCAGCCGCGGCGACACGGTCATCGGCAACGACGTCTGGTTCGGATACCGGGCGACCATCATGCCCGGCGTACGGATCGGTGACGGCGCCATCATCGCGGCCGGTGCCCTGGTCACCGCCGACGTCCCGCCCTACACGATCGTCGGCGGCAACCCGGCCCGACCGATCCGGCAGCGCTACGACGACGCCGACATCGAGCGGCTGCAGCGCGCCGCCTGGTGGCACTGGCCCGCCGACCTGGTCACCGAGCACGCCCGCACGATCATGGCCGGAACCCCGGCAGACCTCGAACTCATCGCCGACAAGCACGGATTGGGGCAGTCTCTTTGA